The following are encoded together in the Clostridium sp. BJN0013 genome:
- a CDS encoding DUF6017 domain-containing protein, protein MAVFRVERNKGYTVMSNHHLRNKDLTLKAKGMLSQMLSLPEDWDYTLAGLSHINREKIDAIREAVRELERAGYIMRSRERDEKGRLRGADYVIYEQPQPPISDLPTLENPILDNPTLEKPTQDNPTLENPTQLNKEIQRTDLLKKDKSNTDLSSTDSIPIHSLSPLPYGERNGKEASTQSAIEIYREIIQDNIEYDYLLQDPNIDNDRLNEIVDLMLETICTARKTIRIAGDDYPAELVKSKFLKLNSSHIQFVFDCMRENTTKIRNIKQYLRAVLFNAPTTIDSYYTALVAHDMASGKI, encoded by the coding sequence ATGGCAGTTTTCCGAGTAGAACGAAACAAGGGTTATACCGTTATGAGCAACCACCACTTGCGAAACAAGGATTTAACCCTTAAAGCAAAGGGGATGCTATCTCAAATGCTATCCCTGCCGGAGGATTGGGACTATACCCTTGCAGGGCTATCCCATATCAACCGGGAAAAAATTGACGCAATACGCGAAGCGGTGCGGGAGCTTGAACGTGCCGGATATATCATGCGGTCAAGGGAGCGCGACGAAAAAGGTCGCTTGCGGGGCGCGGATTATGTGATTTACGAGCAGCCGCAGCCGCCTATATCGGATTTACCTACATTGGAAAATCCAATATTGGATAATCCAACACTGGAAAAACCTACGCAGGATAACCCTACGTTGGAAAATCCAACGCAATTAAATAAAGAGATACAAAGAACTGACTTACTAAAAAAAGATAAATCAAATACGGATTTATCAAGTACCGATTCTATTCCTATCCATTCCCTAAGTCCCCTGCCTTACGGGGAAAGGAACGGAAAGGAAGCGTCCACCCAAAGCGCGATTGAGATATACCGGGAAATCATACAGGACAATATCGAGTACGATTATCTTCTGCAAGACCCTAACATTGACAATGACCGTCTGAATGAGATTGTTGACCTCATGCTTGAAACCATATGCACCGCAAGAAAGACAATCCGCATTGCCGGGGACGATTATCCCGCCGAGCTTGTGAAATCTAAGTTTTTGAAGCTGAACAGCAGTCACATTCAATTTGTCTTTGACTGTATGCGGGAGAACACCACCAAAATACGCAACATCAAGCAGTATCTACGGGCAGTTTTGTTTAACGCCCCGACCACCATTGACAGCTACTATACCGCCCTTGTCGCTCACGACATGGCAAGCGGCAAAATCTGA
- a CDS encoding RBBP9/YdeN family alpha/beta hydrolase translates to MNIKLVPGLNNSGTEHWQSIWEKRYGFERVNQEEWNYPVYNEWEKNLTENLERDNQCGTVLIAHSLGCLLTVKAIPKIRKYLNAVFLVAPPDPNDKQFPKSLASFGSLPEVNLEVPGMLVYSENDPYSSPMFCIQKGKQWGFETISVGRKGHINSESNIDDWSEGFNLFQKLLEEVELNNS, encoded by the coding sequence ATGAATATAAAGTTAGTTCCTGGCCTTAATAATTCCGGAACAGAGCATTGGCAGAGCATTTGGGAAAAAAGGTATGGTTTTGAAAGGGTAAATCAGGAGGAATGGAATTATCCAGTGTATAATGAATGGGAAAAAAACTTGACAGAAAACCTTGAAAGAGACAATCAATGCGGTACAGTATTGATTGCTCATAGTCTTGGTTGCTTACTCACCGTAAAAGCCATACCTAAAATACGAAAATATTTGAATGCAGTCTTCTTGGTGGCTCCGCCAGATCCTAATGACAAACAATTTCCAAAGTCTTTAGCTTCTTTTGGGTCTTTGCCTGAAGTTAACTTAGAAGTGCCGGGAATGTTGGTATACAGCGAAAATGATCCGTATTCTTCTCCTATGTTTTGTATACAGAAAGGTAAACAGTGGGGCTTTGAAACAATATCTGTTGGCAGAAAAGGTCATATAAACAGTGAATCCAATATAGATGATTGGAGCGAAGGCTTCAATTTATTTCAAAAACTGTTAGAAGAGGTTGAATTGAATAATAGCTAG
- a CDS encoding VirD4-like conjugal transfer protein, CD1115 family has protein sequence MSNINWKKLIIPNMPYLLFVYLFDKAAQAFRLAPGADLSGKLLSIGDGFAAAFANALPSFDPLDLLVGIAVAAIIRLAVYIKGRNAKKYRKGIEYGSARWGGAADIKPYVDPVFENNVILTQTERLMMSSRPKQPKYARNKNVLVIGGSGSGKTRFFVKPNLMQMHSSYVVTDPKGTVLIECGKLLQRGGYKIKVLNTINFKKSMRYNPFAYLRSEKDILKLVNTIIANTKGDGEKSAEDFWVKAEKLYYTALIGYIWYEAPENEKNFTTLLEMINASEAREDDEDFQNPVDLMFERLEQKDPEHFALKQYKKYKLAAGKTAKSILISCGARLAPFDIRELRELMETDEMELDTIGDRKTALFVIISDTDDTFNFVVSILYTQLFNLLCDKADDVYGGRLPVHVRCLLDEFANIGQIPKFEKLIATIRSREISASIILQSQSQLKAIYKDNADTIIGNCDTTLFLGGKEKTTLKEISEILGKETIDSFNTSENRGREVSHGLNYQKLGKELMTQDEIAVMDGGKCILQLRGVRPFFSDKYDITRHPNYQYLSDADAKNAFDMEKHLRRRPAIVKPDEVFDYYEIDEADLQEDAEP, from the coding sequence ATGAGCAATATCAACTGGAAAAAGCTGATTATCCCCAACATGCCTTATCTGCTCTTTGTGTATCTCTTTGATAAAGCAGCACAGGCTTTCCGGCTTGCACCGGGAGCTGACCTCTCCGGCAAGCTGCTTTCTATCGGGGACGGTTTCGCCGCTGCCTTTGCAAATGCCTTGCCGAGTTTTGACCCGTTGGATTTACTTGTTGGCATTGCGGTAGCGGCAATAATCCGGCTTGCCGTATACATCAAAGGCAGGAACGCAAAAAAGTACCGCAAGGGAATAGAATACGGTTCTGCCCGTTGGGGCGGTGCAGCAGATATAAAGCCCTATGTTGACCCGGTATTTGAAAACAACGTCATTCTGACCCAGACCGAACGGCTGATGATGAGCAGCCGCCCGAAGCAGCCGAAGTACGCACGAAATAAAAACGTGCTTGTAATCGGCGGCAGCGGCAGCGGAAAAACCCGTTTTTTCGTCAAGCCTAACCTTATGCAAATGCACAGCAGCTACGTTGTAACCGACCCCAAAGGAACGGTTTTAATCGAGTGCGGCAAGCTCTTACAACGGGGCGGGTACAAAATCAAGGTGCTTAATACAATCAATTTCAAGAAATCCATGCGGTACAACCCCTTTGCCTATCTGCGGAGTGAAAAGGACATTTTGAAATTGGTAAATACCATAATCGCCAACACGAAAGGCGACGGGGAGAAATCGGCAGAGGATTTTTGGGTGAAAGCGGAAAAGCTCTATTACACCGCCTTAATCGGCTATATCTGGTATGAAGCCCCGGAGAATGAAAAGAACTTTACAACCCTGCTTGAAATGATAAATGCGTCGGAAGCCCGTGAGGACGACGAGGATTTTCAAAATCCAGTTGACCTCATGTTTGAGCGTTTGGAGCAGAAAGACCCGGAACACTTTGCCTTAAAGCAGTACAAGAAATATAAACTTGCGGCAGGCAAAACCGCAAAATCGATCCTCATTTCCTGCGGCGCAAGGTTAGCCCCATTTGACATACGGGAACTGCGGGAGCTAATGGAAACCGACGAAATGGAGCTTGACACCATAGGCGACCGCAAAACGGCCCTTTTCGTCATTATCTCCGACACTGACGACACCTTTAACTTTGTTGTTTCCATTCTTTACACACAGCTTTTCAATCTGCTATGCGACAAAGCCGACGACGTTTACGGCGGGCGGCTGCCCGTTCATGTTCGCTGCCTGTTAGATGAATTTGCGAATATCGGGCAGATACCAAAGTTTGAAAAGCTCATAGCCACCATACGAAGCCGGGAAATATCGGCTTCTATTATTTTGCAAAGCCAGTCACAGCTAAAAGCCATTTACAAGGATAACGCCGATACCATAATCGGCAACTGCGACACTACGCTTTTCTTGGGCGGTAAAGAGAAAACCACCTTGAAAGAAATATCGGAAATCTTAGGAAAGGAAACGATAGACAGCTTCAACACGTCCGAAAACAGAGGGCGGGAAGTTTCCCACGGACTGAATTATCAGAAATTGGGAAAGGAGCTTATGACGCAAGACGAAATCGCCGTTATGGACGGAGGAAAGTGTATTTTACAGCTACGCGGTGTACGCCCGTTTTTCTCTGATAAGTACGATATAACCCGGCACCCGAACTATCAATACCTTTCCGACGCAGACGCGAAAAACGCTTTTGACATGGAAAAGCATTTAAGACGCCGCCCTGCAATCGTAAAGCCGGACGAGGTTTTTGACTACTACGAAATCGACGAAGCCGATTTGCAGGAGGACGCAGAGCCATAA
- a CDS encoding PAS domain S-box protein, translating to MDYNLYQSIIENSFLAFAYHKVILDQENRPYNYLFLEINPAFQKMIGLKASDIIGKQVTEVIPGIKDEDFNYVGICGDIAVNGGTREFERYVSCLKGGYKIKIYSPKKYYFWINMISIEEKHVKADRYKIFPEILKENELYWIIDNLPFSLSILSLEGTILYVNRKGLELFELDKRDIPDRGETFFIWANPEDKKQWVKIVREKKVVNNFETKLKTKSGKYFWAMVSGIIIKYKNNLYILFTQYDITQRKRMEAVLRRSEEEYRLFFDNAAEAIVVFQDGHLKVCNKVASEISGYTMEELLSICFLKIIYPLDRKPVKKNYVKHLKSKNDDYTYSYRLLRKDCNIRWIEMKSIKIKWHGKLATLNFINDITERKQVENALRLSEEKYRIIAEFASDVIWVFNYIKYKFVYISPAVFHMRGFTTEEAMNQSLEDAVTPEFSHILRKILSQRIKAFLKNPEYSNTYIDELRQPCKNGEIIWTEMSTKFRYNSQKEIEIVGVSRNIDERKKAEQQVLHLSYYDQLTGLYNRRFYEEELKRLDKSENYPITLALADVNGLKLTNDAFGHLVGDKLLIRISQILKKECSSNDIIARVGGDEFVILFPKTDLKTSEMIIKRIRESMSFERVHNSILSVSFGLASKNTEDQDITDIFIEAENNMYRYKLSESNSMRNETIKIITNTLYQKCEIERQHSNNVSKTCEAIARAMGMNENDIAELATAGLLHDIGKIGIDSNILNKCDKLTKEEWLDVKRHAEIGFQILKSSSEFSNISKYVLCHHERLDGNGYPRGLKGDEIPLQAKIISIADAYDAMTSQRNYRDSLGKNDAICEIKKNVGSQFDHKIARIFVEKVLKEKWD from the coding sequence ATGGATTATAATTTATACCAGTCAATTATAGAAAATTCATTTCTGGCATTTGCTTATCATAAAGTTATCCTTGACCAAGAAAATCGCCCTTATAATTATCTATTTCTTGAGATAAATCCTGCGTTTCAGAAGATGATTGGGCTTAAAGCTTCTGATATTATTGGCAAACAGGTGACGGAGGTAATTCCAGGAATTAAAGATGAAGATTTTAATTATGTGGGTATTTGTGGTGATATTGCTGTAAATGGAGGGACACGGGAATTTGAAAGATATGTATCATGTTTGAAGGGAGGGTATAAGATTAAGATTTATTCCCCTAAAAAATATTATTTTTGGATAAATATGATTAGTATTGAAGAGAAACATGTGAAAGCAGACCGGTATAAAATATTTCCAGAAATATTAAAAGAAAATGAGCTTTATTGGATTATAGATAATCTTCCATTTTCACTTAGTATCTTAAGTCTTGAAGGAACAATACTTTATGTTAATAGAAAAGGATTAGAACTTTTTGAACTGGATAAGAGAGATATACCAGATAGAGGCGAAACTTTTTTTATTTGGGCAAATCCAGAAGATAAAAAACAATGGGTAAAGATTGTAAGAGAAAAAAAAGTTGTAAATAATTTTGAAACAAAACTTAAGACTAAAAGTGGAAAATATTTTTGGGCTATGGTCAGTGGAATAATTATAAAATATAAAAATAATTTGTATATTCTATTTACTCAATATGATATTACTCAGCGCAAAAGGATGGAAGCTGTCTTAAGAAGAAGTGAGGAAGAATATAGGTTGTTTTTTGATAATGCAGCTGAAGCTATTGTAGTTTTTCAAGATGGACATTTAAAAGTATGTAATAAAGTGGCATCAGAAATATCTGGATATACAATGGAGGAGCTTTTGTCAATTTGTTTTTTAAAGATAATTTATCCACTTGATAGGAAACCAGTTAAAAAAAATTATGTTAAACATTTAAAAAGCAAAAATGATGATTATACTTATAGCTATAGATTGTTACGAAAAGACTGTAATATTCGTTGGATAGAAATGAAATCTATTAAAATTAAGTGGCATGGAAAATTAGCTACATTAAATTTTATAAATGATATTACAGAACGTAAACAGGTAGAAAATGCATTAAGGTTAAGTGAGGAAAAGTATAGAATTATAGCAGAATTTGCTTCTGATGTAATATGGGTTTTTAATTATATTAAATACAAATTTGTATATATTAGTCCTGCTGTGTTTCATATGAGAGGATTTACTACGGAAGAGGCTATGAATCAAAGTCTTGAGGATGCCGTAACCCCCGAATTTTCGCATATATTAAGGAAAATACTTTCTCAAAGAATTAAGGCATTTTTAAAAAATCCTGAATATTCCAATACTTATATCGATGAATTACGTCAACCTTGTAAAAATGGAGAGATCATATGGACTGAAATGTCTACAAAATTTAGATATAATTCTCAAAAAGAAATCGAAATTGTGGGAGTTAGTCGCAATATTGATGAGAGAAAAAAAGCAGAACAGCAGGTATTACATTTAAGTTATTACGATCAACTTACAGGACTGTATAATCGGCGGTTTTATGAGGAAGAGTTAAAAAGACTGGATAAAAGTGAAAATTATCCTATTACATTAGCTCTCGCTGATGTTAATGGGCTTAAACTCACCAATGATGCATTTGGACATCTTGTGGGGGACAAACTCCTTATTAGAATTTCACAAATTCTGAAAAAGGAATGTAGTTCTAATGATATTATCGCCAGAGTTGGTGGAGATGAGTTTGTTATTTTATTTCCTAAAACAGATCTAAAAACATCAGAAATGATTATTAAACGTATTAGAGAAAGTATGTCATTTGAAAGAGTACATAATAGCATTCTTTCTGTATCTTTTGGACTAGCTTCAAAAAATACAGAAGACCAGGATATTACTGATATTTTTATTGAGGCAGAAAACAATATGTATAGATATAAATTGTCTGAAAGCAATAGCATGCGTAATGAAACAATTAAAATTATAACTAATACATTGTATCAAAAATGTGAAATAGAACGCCAACATAGTAATAATGTCAGTAAAACTTGTGAAGCAATTGCAAGAGCCATGGGAATGAATGAAAATGATATTGCAGAACTTGCTACTGCAGGCCTGCTGCATGATATAGGGAAAATAGGGATTGATAGTAATATACTAAATAAATGTGATAAGTTGACTAAAGAAGAATGGTTGGATGTAAAACGTCATGCGGAAATTGGATTTCAAATTTTAAAATCCTCAAGTGAGTTTTCAAATATCTCAAAGTATGTTCTCTGTCATCATGAAAGGTTAGATGGCAATGGATATCCTAGAGGATTAAAGGGAGATGAAATTCCACTTCAAGCAAAAATCATAAGTATAGCGGATGCATATGATGCCATGACAAGCCAGAGAAATTACCGTGATAGTTTAGGAAAAAATGACGCTATTTGTGAAATTAAGAAAAATGTAGGTTCACAGTTTGATCATAAAATTGCAAGAATATTTGTAGAGAAAGTTTTAAAGGAAAAATGGGATTAA
- a CDS encoding PcfB family protein codes for MQDEVNEKTIAISIKATKLSAKLLQKAMKFMLLQMKKQLEKQATPHGKQTLKQLVKQNAGVSNIEITDGNIKAFEGTAKKYGIDFALKKDNTESPPRYLVFFKGRDADALTAAFKEFSAKKLTEHKKPSIRKLLSTMKEKAAARNSERVKMNKKDRGIEL; via the coding sequence ATGCAAGATGAAGTAAACGAAAAGACCATTGCCATATCCATAAAGGCAACAAAGCTATCTGCAAAGCTGCTGCAAAAAGCTATGAAATTCATGCTTTTGCAGATGAAAAAGCAGCTTGAAAAACAGGCGACGCCCCACGGCAAGCAGACCCTAAAGCAGCTTGTAAAGCAGAATGCGGGCGTTTCCAACATTGAAATCACAGACGGGAATATCAAAGCCTTTGAGGGTACCGCGAAAAAGTACGGGATTGACTTTGCCTTGAAAAAGGACAATACCGAAAGCCCGCCCCGTTACCTTGTGTTTTTCAAGGGACGGGACGCCGACGCACTGACCGCAGCCTTTAAGGAGTTTTCCGCAAAAAAGCTGACCGAGCATAAAAAACCCTCTATCCGCAAGCTGCTTTCCACCATGAAAGAAAAGGCGGCGGCAAGGAACTCCGAGCGCGTCAAGATGAACAAAAAGGACAGGGGGATTGAGCTATGA
- a CDS encoding IS3 family transposase gives MSAKGCCYDNACAETFFASLKKDKLYRRKFKTRDEARMVIVEYIELFYNAKRLHSTLGYNSPKEYKKDYYLKLKLAS, from the coding sequence ATGAGTGCCAAAGGCTGTTGCTATGACAATGCTTGTGCTGAGACGTTTTTTGCATCGTTAAAAAAGGATAAGCTATATAGACGAAAATTTAAAACCAGAGATGAAGCTAGAATGGTTATTGTTGAATATATAGAGCTATTCTATAATGCAAAGAGGTTACATTCAACCTTGGGATATAATTCACCAAAAGAATATAAAAAGGACTATTACCTTAAATTAAAATTAGCCTCTTAA
- a CDS encoding four-helix bundle copper-binding protein: protein MPSTMNMPVVSLMPGGHPNQSCIDACAKCAQICEECFNLCLQEADAKARMNCIKTLQDCAEICSTAACYMSRESGNEKDICNLCATICDRCASECDMFKDRHCQTCAETCRMCADECRKMVSM from the coding sequence ATGCCATCAACAATGAATATGCCAGTAGTATCACTTATGCCAGGGGGACATCCAAATCAATCTTGCATAGATGCATGTGCAAAATGTGCTCAAATATGCGAGGAGTGTTTCAATCTCTGTTTACAAGAAGCTGATGCAAAGGCAAGGATGAATTGTATAAAAACTCTTCAAGACTGTGCTGAAATTTGTTCAACAGCAGCATGTTATATGTCTAGAGAAAGTGGAAATGAAAAAGATATATGTAATCTTTGTGCTACTATTTGTGATAGATGTGCTTCTGAATGTGATATGTTTAAGGATCGGCATTGTCAAACTTGTGCAGAAACTTGTAGAATGTGTGCGGATGAATGTAGAAAAATGGTAAGCATGTAA
- the ltrA gene encoding group II intron reverse transcriptase/maturase gives MNFSNSTTDKTERLKDTKSLEFQWETIDWKQVEFDVNRLQTRIAKATKKGDNNKAKRLQYLLTHSFSAKAYAVRKVTTNKGKNTSGVDKKLWSTSASKMKAVLSLTDKNYKAKPLRRVYIEKKGKKQKRPLGIPTMYDRAMQTLYALALEPIAETKGDSISFGFRRGRSAKDACEQIFCVLARKCSPTWILEGDIKGCFDNINHEWLQNNIPMDKIIMKQFLKSGYIYEEKLFPTETGSPQGGAISSIYANMTLDGLEKVIQDKYHRNSKGKIENHYRAKTKVNLIRYADDFVITANSKEIAEELKTTVSQFLQSRGLTLSEEKTTITHIDKGFDFLGWTFKKYSGKLIVKPSKSSIKNIIRRCSTIILKEGKASTQSDLIRRLNQVIRGWTNYHKHVVASKAFSNINNTLYHLLQQWAKHRHPNKNKWWRLNKYWHEKGWKRWLFKTDEYSLINLRRIKIVRYPKLQIIKTPFLDKDYFDKRKIKLHTFVAA, from the coding sequence ATGAATTTTAGTAATTCAACGACGGATAAAACCGAGAGACTAAAAGACACGAAATCACTTGAATTTCAATGGGAAACAATTGACTGGAAACAAGTTGAATTCGATGTTAATAGACTACAAACCCGAATCGCTAAGGCAACAAAAAAAGGGGACAATAATAAAGCCAAAAGATTACAATACTTATTAACCCACTCTTTTTCAGCTAAGGCTTATGCTGTAAGAAAAGTAACAACAAATAAAGGGAAGAATACGTCTGGAGTAGACAAAAAACTATGGTCTACCTCTGCTTCGAAGATGAAAGCTGTGCTTTCACTTACTGACAAAAACTATAAAGCAAAACCTTTAAGACGAGTATACATCGAAAAGAAAGGTAAAAAACAGAAACGTCCATTAGGTATACCAACAATGTATGATAGAGCAATGCAAACATTATATGCACTAGCGCTTGAGCCAATCGCAGAAACAAAAGGTGATTCCATTTCCTTTGGATTCCGCCGTGGACGAAGTGCAAAAGATGCCTGTGAGCAGATATTTTGTGTATTAGCTAGAAAGTGTTCTCCGACATGGATACTTGAAGGCGATATTAAAGGTTGCTTTGATAACATTAACCATGAATGGTTACAAAACAATATACCAATGGATAAAATTATTATGAAGCAGTTCCTAAAATCGGGATATATATATGAAGAAAAGCTGTTCCCAACGGAAACAGGGTCGCCACAAGGCGGTGCAATCTCAAGTATATATGCAAATATGACATTAGATGGACTCGAAAAAGTGATTCAAGATAAATATCATAGAAATTCAAAAGGTAAAATAGAAAATCATTACAGAGCCAAAACTAAAGTGAACTTGATTCGGTATGCTGATGATTTTGTTATTACTGCAAACTCAAAAGAAATTGCTGAAGAACTTAAAACTACTGTTAGTCAATTCCTCCAATCAAGAGGTCTAACACTATCAGAAGAAAAGACTACAATCACACATATCGACAAAGGGTTTGACTTTCTTGGCTGGACATTTAAGAAATACAGTGGGAAATTAATAGTTAAACCTTCTAAAAGTTCTATTAAAAACATAATTAGGAGATGTTCCACAATAATCCTTAAGGAGGGGAAAGCTAGCACCCAATCTGACTTAATAAGAAGGCTTAATCAAGTCATAAGAGGTTGGACAAATTATCACAAACACGTGGTTGCTAGTAAAGCCTTTTCAAATATTAACAACACCCTTTATCACTTACTACAGCAATGGGCAAAACATAGACACCCAAATAAGAACAAATGGTGGAGACTAAATAAATACTGGCATGAAAAAGGTTGGAAAAGATGGCTTTTCAAGACGGACGAGTACAGTCTAATTAATTTGAGACGGATTAAAATCGTCAGATATCCAAAATTGCAGATCATAAAAACACCTTTCTTAGACAAGGACTATTTTGATAAAAGAAAGATAAAACTGCATACATTTGTTGCTGCCTGA
- a CDS encoding DUF5348 domain-containing protein, translating to MKQGALIFDEQTDRYDIRFDLADYYGGLHCGECFEIFTGGKWKPTRIEMAENWYLVGIRTEDLNGLRVRI from the coding sequence ATGAAACAGGGAGCATTGATTTTTGACGAGCAGACCGACCGTTACGACATTCGCTTTGACCTTGCCGATTATTACGGCGGGCTGCATTGCGGAGAATGTTTCGAGATTTTCACAGGCGGCAAATGGAAACCGACCCGCATTGAAATGGCTGAAAACTGGTATCTTGTGGGTATCCGCACCGAGGATTTGAACGGGCTGCGGGTGCGGATATAA
- a CDS encoding transposase, producing the protein MGKRREFSVEYKKEIIKLITEQGRKVTHVAREIGVSESAVRKWVKEYGTHGDNAFPGKGKLRSEDEKLRLLKKKMADLEEENAILKKAIRIFTKPEK; encoded by the coding sequence ATGGGTAAAAGAAGAGAGTTTTCTGTAGAATATAAAAAAGAAATAATAAAATTAATTACAGAACAAGGTAGAAAAGTGACTCACGTAGCAAGGGAAATCGGTGTTAGTGAATCAGCAGTTAGAAAATGGGTAAAGGAATATGGAACGCATGGGGATAACGCATTTCCTGGTAAAGGAAAGCTCCGATCAGAGGATGAAAAGTTAAGATTACTTAAAAAGAAAATGGCCGATTTAGAGGAGGAAAATGCCATATTAAAAAAAGCTATACGCATCTTCACAAAGCCCGAGAAATAA
- a CDS encoding IS3 family transposase has product MCDNSSEFHVEKMCEVLDIKRSSYYAWLKRPIAKRKKDNALLAIEIKRVHKQSSETYGARRITAQLKKDGVTCGKNRVSRLMKENNISSKLKRKYKATTYSEHNFNVASNLLEQNFKAEAPNKVYVGDITYIGTDEGWLYLATVVDLFNREVVGWSMDSTMTRKLVIDAFNAAVDKENPEDGLIFHSDRGVQVRQEVA; this is encoded by the coding sequence ATTTGTGACAATAGTTCCGAATTTCATGTGGAGAAGATGTGTGAGGTACTGGATATTAAGAGGAGCTCTTACTACGCTTGGTTAAAAAGGCCTATTGCTAAAAGAAAAAAAGATAATGCTTTGCTTGCTATCGAGATAAAGAGAGTACATAAACAATCAAGTGAAACCTATGGTGCTAGAAGGATTACAGCGCAGCTTAAGAAAGATGGAGTAACTTGTGGGAAAAATAGAGTTTCAAGACTAATGAAAGAAAATAATATATCAAGCAAGCTAAAAAGAAAATATAAGGCAACCACCTATTCGGAACATAATTTTAATGTGGCTTCAAATTTATTAGAACAAAACTTTAAAGCTGAAGCGCCGAACAAGGTCTATGTGGGAGATATAACATATATAGGTACTGATGAAGGGTGGCTTTATCTAGCCACTGTCGTGGATTTGTTTAATAGAGAAGTAGTTGGATGGTCAATGGATTCCACTATGACTAGAAAACTCGTTATAGATGCATTTAATGCTGCTGTAGATAAAGAAAATCCGGAGGATGGGCTAATCTTTCACTCAGATAGAGGTGTACAGGTGCGACAAGAAGTCGCGTAA
- a CDS encoding BhlA/UviB family holin-like peptide, with protein sequence MENEIFKLAVNQGIWAALFIVLLFYILKKQEQRDKKAEGRESKYQDIISKLTDKFNILEDVKKDVAEVKEKIFK encoded by the coding sequence ATGGAAAATGAAATATTTAAGTTAGCAGTTAACCAGGGAATATGGGCAGCACTTTTTATAGTGTTGCTCTTTTATATTCTGAAAAAACAGGAACAACGTGACAAGAAGGCAGAAGGTAGGGAATCCAAATATCAAGACATTATAAGTAAACTTACAGATAAATTTAATATTTTGGAGGATGTCAAAAAAGATGTGGCAGAAGTAAAGGAAAAAATATTTAAATAG
- a CDS encoding XkdX family protein: protein MNINFTSWQMAFNYNWVDATALKIAVKTDVNLFGEITPEEYKQITNIAYVS, encoded by the coding sequence ATGAATATAAATTTTACATCTTGGCAAATGGCTTTCAATTATAATTGGGTGGATGCTACAGCATTAAAGATAGCCGTAAAAACAGATGTTAATTTATTTGGAGAAATAACTCCCGAAGAATACAAACAAATCACTAATATAGCTTACGTATCATAA